A window from Mycobacterium saskatchewanense encodes these proteins:
- a CDS encoding carbon starvation CstA family protein, with protein sequence MTAQHEHVSYVRTDETLPPVAIVDRSPITARHKAIFGIIAVIGAAAWAVIALTRGETVNAVWLVVAAVCTYIIGFRFYARLIEAKIVRPRDDHATPAEVLDDGTDYVPTDRRVLFGHHFAAIAGAGPLVGPVLAAQMGYLPCTIWIVLGAVFAGAVQDYLVLWISTRRRGRSLGQMARDELGATGGAAALLGAFVIMVIIIAVLALVVVRGLAQSPWGVFSIAMTIPIALFMGCYLRYLRPGRVGEVSVIGFALLLIAVAAGSWVGETSWGASWLNLSPVTVSWLIIGYGFVASVLPVWLLLAPRDYLSTFMKVGAIALLTVGICLARPVIEAPAVSRFAAAGDGPVFPGSLFPFLFITIACGALSGFHALISSGTTPKLLEKESQMRLIGYGGMLTESFVAIMALISAAILDQHLYFALNAPAAQTGGTAATAAHYVNGLGLSGGPATADQLNQAAAGVGEKSIVSRTGGAPTLAVGMSEVLQRVFGGAGLRAFWYHFAIMFEALFILTAVDAGTRVARFMLSDTLGNLGGPLAKLRNPSWRPGVWTCSLVVAAAWGSILLMGVTDPLGGINTLFPLFGIANQLLAAIALTVITVIVVKKGLLRWAWIPGVPLLWDLAVTLTASWQKIFSADPAVGYWTQHHQYLAAKHAGKTAFGSAKNVHQIDEVIRNTFIQGTLSVAFALVVVIVVVVGILVAYSAIRGGGRPLTEAEPVPSRFFAPSGLLPTASEREVQRQWDAAKPVAANKD encoded by the coding sequence GTGACAGCGCAGCACGAACACGTCAGCTATGTCCGCACCGACGAAACCCTGCCGCCCGTCGCGATCGTCGACCGCTCCCCCATCACCGCGCGGCACAAGGCAATCTTCGGGATCATCGCCGTCATCGGCGCCGCCGCCTGGGCCGTCATCGCGTTGACGCGGGGCGAGACCGTCAACGCGGTATGGCTGGTGGTCGCCGCCGTCTGCACCTACATCATCGGGTTCCGGTTCTACGCGCGGCTGATCGAGGCGAAGATCGTCCGCCCGCGCGACGACCACGCCACCCCGGCGGAGGTGCTGGACGACGGGACCGACTACGTGCCGACCGACCGGCGGGTGCTCTTCGGGCATCACTTCGCCGCCATCGCCGGGGCCGGTCCGCTGGTGGGCCCGGTGCTGGCAGCGCAGATGGGCTACCTGCCGTGCACCATCTGGATCGTCCTCGGGGCGGTGTTCGCCGGGGCCGTCCAGGACTACCTGGTGTTGTGGATCTCCACCCGGCGGCGCGGACGCTCCCTGGGTCAGATGGCCCGCGACGAGCTCGGCGCCACCGGCGGCGCCGCCGCCCTGCTCGGCGCGTTCGTCATCATGGTGATCATCATCGCGGTGCTGGCGCTCGTGGTCGTCCGCGGGCTGGCGCAGAGCCCGTGGGGCGTGTTCTCCATCGCCATGACGATCCCGATCGCCCTCTTCATGGGCTGCTACCTGCGCTACCTGCGGCCCGGCCGGGTGGGCGAGGTGTCGGTCATCGGCTTCGCGCTGCTGCTGATCGCCGTCGCCGCGGGCAGCTGGGTGGGTGAAACATCATGGGGCGCCTCATGGTTGAACCTCTCGCCGGTCACGGTGTCCTGGCTGATCATCGGGTACGGGTTCGTGGCGTCGGTACTGCCGGTGTGGCTGCTGCTCGCGCCGCGCGACTACCTGTCGACGTTCATGAAGGTCGGCGCCATCGCTCTGCTGACGGTCGGCATCTGCCTCGCCAGGCCCGTCATCGAAGCGCCGGCCGTGTCGCGGTTCGCCGCCGCCGGCGACGGGCCGGTGTTCCCCGGCTCGCTGTTCCCGTTCCTGTTCATCACCATCGCCTGCGGCGCCCTGTCCGGATTCCACGCGCTGATCTCGTCGGGCACCACGCCGAAGCTGCTGGAGAAGGAAAGCCAGATGCGGCTGATCGGCTACGGCGGGATGCTCACCGAGTCGTTCGTCGCCATCATGGCGCTGATCAGCGCGGCCATCCTCGACCAGCACCTGTACTTCGCCCTCAACGCCCCGGCCGCGCAGACCGGCGGCACCGCGGCCACCGCAGCGCATTACGTCAACGGGCTCGGGTTGTCCGGCGGCCCGGCCACCGCCGATCAACTCAACCAGGCCGCCGCCGGCGTGGGCGAGAAGTCGATCGTGTCGCGCACCGGCGGAGCCCCGACGCTGGCCGTCGGCATGTCCGAGGTGCTGCAGCGGGTGTTCGGCGGCGCGGGCCTCCGAGCGTTCTGGTACCACTTCGCGATCATGTTCGAGGCGCTGTTCATCCTGACCGCCGTCGACGCGGGCACCCGCGTCGCCCGGTTCATGCTGTCGGACACGCTGGGCAACCTGGGCGGTCCGCTGGCCAAGCTGCGCAACCCCAGCTGGCGCCCGGGCGTCTGGACCTGCAGCCTCGTGGTGGCGGCGGCGTGGGGCAGCATCCTGCTGATGGGCGTCACCGATCCGCTGGGCGGCATCAACACGCTCTTCCCGCTGTTCGGCATCGCCAACCAGCTGCTCGCGGCCATCGCGCTGACGGTCATCACCGTGATCGTCGTCAAGAAGGGCCTGCTGCGGTGGGCGTGGATCCCCGGCGTTCCGCTGCTGTGGGACCTGGCGGTGACCCTGACGGCGTCGTGGCAGAAGATCTTCTCCGCGGATCCGGCCGTCGGCTACTGGACCCAGCACCATCAGTACCTGGCGGCCAAACACGCGGGTAAGACGGCGTTCGGCTCGGCAAAGAACGTCCATCAGATCGACGAGGTGATCCGGAACACCTTCATCCAGGGCACCCTCTCGGTCGCGTTCGCGCTGGTCGTCGTCATCGTGGTGGTCGTCGGAATCCTGGTGGCCTACAGCGCGATTCGGGGTGGAGGGCGTCCCCTGACCGAGGCCGAGCCGGTACCGTCGCGGTTCTTCGCGCCGTCAGGCCTGCTTCCCACGGCCAGCGAACGCGAGGTGCAGCGGCAGTGGGATGCGGCCAAACCCGTTGCCGCGAACAAGGATTGA
- a CDS encoding acyl-CoA dehydrogenase has translation MGIALTDDHRELAEVARSFLTSQKARWAARSLLDAPEEGRPGFWQQLAELGWLGLHIDEEHGGSGYGLPELVVVIEELGRAVAPGPFVPTVIVSAAIAKNGTPEQKSRLLPGLIDGTVTAGVGLDGRVRVSGGVADGEAGIVLGAGLADLLLVAAGEDILLVDRGRAGVSVDVPDNFDPTRRSGRVRLSNVTVVADDIVPGARESALALARTLLAAEAVGGASDCVDAAVDYAKVRRQFGRTIATFQAVKHHCANMLVAAESGIAAVWDASRAAAEDSSTDEAQFRLAAAVAAALAFPAYARNAELNIQVHGGIGFTWEHDAHLHLRRALVVAALFGGDAPARDVFERTAAGATRENSLDLPPEAEELRTRIRADAAEIAALDRSAQRDKLIETGYVMPHWPKPWGRAADAVEQLVIEEEFRTAGIKRPDYSITGWVILTLIQHGTDWQIERFVEKALRQEEIWCQLFSEPEAGSDAASVKTRATRVDGGWKINGQKVWTSGAQYCSRGLATVRTDPEAPKHAGITTVIIDMKGPGVEVRPLRQITGGSEFNEVFFNDVFVPDEDVVGAPNSGWTVARATLGNERVSIGGSGSFYEGLAARLVQLTRQNRDRLAGAEIRVGYYLAEDHALRLLNLRRAARSVEGAGPGPEGNITKLKLAEHMIEGGAITAALLGPEVALLDGPGALAGRMMMGSRGMAIAGGTSEVTRNQIAERILGMPRDPLIN, from the coding sequence ATGGGCATCGCACTGACCGACGACCATCGCGAACTCGCCGAGGTGGCCCGTTCGTTCTTGACTTCGCAGAAGGCGCGCTGGGCGGCGCGGTCGCTGCTCGACGCGCCGGAGGAGGGCCGGCCGGGGTTCTGGCAGCAGCTGGCCGAGCTGGGCTGGCTCGGCCTGCACATCGACGAGGAGCACGGCGGCTCGGGCTACGGCCTGCCCGAACTGGTGGTCGTGATCGAGGAACTCGGGCGCGCGGTGGCCCCGGGACCATTCGTGCCGACCGTCATCGTGTCGGCTGCGATCGCGAAAAACGGTACCCCCGAACAGAAGTCGCGGCTGCTGCCCGGACTGATCGACGGCACCGTTACCGCCGGAGTCGGACTCGACGGCCGGGTGCGGGTGTCCGGCGGTGTCGCCGACGGCGAGGCCGGCATTGTGCTGGGTGCCGGGCTCGCCGACCTGTTGCTGGTGGCCGCCGGCGAGGACATCCTGCTGGTGGACCGCGGCCGCGCCGGGGTGTCGGTGGACGTGCCGGACAACTTCGACCCCACGCGGCGGTCCGGACGCGTCCGGCTGAGCAACGTGACCGTGGTTGCCGACGACATCGTGCCGGGCGCCCGGGAATCCGCGCTGGCGCTGGCGCGGACGCTGCTGGCCGCCGAGGCGGTGGGCGGGGCGTCCGACTGCGTGGACGCCGCGGTCGACTACGCGAAGGTGCGCCGGCAATTCGGCCGGACGATCGCGACTTTCCAAGCGGTGAAGCATCATTGCGCCAACATGCTGGTCGCCGCCGAGTCCGGGATCGCCGCGGTGTGGGACGCCTCGCGGGCGGCGGCCGAGGACTCGTCGACGGACGAGGCCCAGTTCCGGCTGGCCGCCGCGGTGGCCGCCGCGCTGGCGTTCCCGGCGTACGCGCGCAACGCCGAGCTCAATATTCAGGTGCATGGCGGCATCGGCTTCACCTGGGAACACGACGCGCACCTGCACCTGCGCCGCGCGCTGGTGGTGGCGGCCTTGTTCGGCGGGGACGCGCCGGCCCGTGACGTCTTCGAGCGCACCGCGGCGGGCGCCACCCGGGAGAACAGCCTTGACCTGCCGCCCGAGGCGGAAGAACTGCGCACCCGGATCCGCGCCGACGCCGCGGAGATCGCCGCGCTGGACCGCAGCGCCCAGCGCGACAAGCTGATCGAGACGGGCTATGTGATGCCGCACTGGCCCAAACCGTGGGGTCGGGCGGCCGATGCCGTCGAGCAGCTGGTGATCGAGGAGGAGTTCCGCACGGCGGGCATCAAGCGGCCCGACTACTCCATCACCGGGTGGGTGATCCTGACGCTCATCCAGCACGGAACCGACTGGCAGATAGAACGTTTCGTCGAAAAGGCGCTGCGCCAGGAGGAGATCTGGTGCCAGCTGTTCTCCGAACCGGAGGCCGGCTCGGACGCCGCCTCGGTCAAGACCCGCGCCACGCGGGTGGACGGCGGCTGGAAGATCAACGGGCAGAAGGTGTGGACCAGCGGGGCGCAGTACTGCAGCCGCGGCCTGGCGACCGTGCGCACCGACCCGGAGGCGCCCAAGCACGCGGGCATCACCACCGTGATCATCGACATGAAGGGCCCAGGGGTCGAGGTGCGGCCGCTGCGGCAGATCACCGGCGGCTCGGAATTCAACGAGGTGTTCTTCAACGACGTCTTCGTTCCCGACGAGGATGTCGTCGGCGCTCCCAACTCCGGCTGGACGGTGGCGCGGGCGACGCTCGGCAACGAGCGGGTGAGCATCGGTGGCAGCGGCTCGTTCTACGAGGGCCTGGCGGCGCGCCTCGTGCAGCTGACCCGGCAGAACCGAGACCGACTGGCGGGTGCCGAGATTCGCGTCGGCTACTACCTCGCCGAGGACCACGCGCTGCGCCTGCTGAACCTGCGCCGCGCGGCCCGCAGCGTCGAAGGCGCGGGCCCCGGACCGGAGGGCAACATCACCAAGCTCAAGCTGGCCGAGCACATGATCGAGGGCGGCGCGATCACCGCGGCGCTGCTCGGGCCGGAGGTGGCGCTGCTCGACGGGCCGGGTGCGCTGGCCGGCCGGATGATGATGGGCTCGCGCGGCATGGCGATCGCCGGGGGCACCTCGGAGGTCACCCGCAACCAGATCGCCGAACGGATACTGGGCATGCCGCGCGACCCGCTGATCAACTAG
- a CDS encoding sensor histidine kinase: MIDSERASMTAGTQTEGPGFVHSALLYSSEQEFLDSVERFVVDGLAMDEAVLVAVPGDELALLHDALHSGGGLLDDVRMTDITEVARNPTRFMAMQGSFADSHPGRRVRIVSQLAWPGRTDGELAACVEHEALVNGALDGYQATGLCLYDASRLGDGVLADARATHPLLWSCGSLQPSDEYAPRDVLERCNRPLPANPGAVTYLVRSSGDLSPARSFAVRYAGWIGLSRAGIEDLQLIATELATNSLMYTDGACRLAFWREDEHLVCEARDTGRFDDPLVGRLDPGPSGPASRGLFLVNAISDLVRTHTTATGTTIQAYLRVDPSPAPNG; the protein is encoded by the coding sequence GTGATCGACAGCGAGAGGGCGTCTATGACCGCGGGCACCCAGACCGAAGGGCCCGGGTTCGTTCATTCGGCGCTGCTCTACAGCTCGGAGCAGGAGTTTCTGGACTCGGTGGAGCGCTTTGTGGTCGACGGGCTGGCGATGGACGAGGCGGTTCTGGTTGCGGTGCCAGGTGACGAGTTGGCCCTGCTGCACGACGCCCTCCACAGCGGCGGCGGGCTGCTCGACGACGTGCGCATGACCGACATCACCGAGGTCGCCCGCAACCCGACCAGGTTCATGGCGATGCAGGGATCCTTCGCCGATTCCCATCCCGGCCGCCGGGTGCGCATCGTCAGCCAGCTGGCGTGGCCGGGCCGCACCGACGGCGAGCTTGCGGCTTGCGTCGAGCACGAGGCGCTGGTCAACGGGGCCCTGGACGGATACCAGGCGACCGGATTGTGCCTCTACGACGCGAGCCGCCTCGGTGACGGCGTGTTGGCCGACGCCCGCGCGACCCACCCCCTGCTGTGGAGTTGCGGCTCGCTGCAGCCCAGCGACGAGTACGCGCCGCGGGACGTCCTGGAGCGCTGCAACCGGCCCTTGCCGGCGAACCCGGGGGCCGTCACCTACCTGGTCCGCAGCTCCGGCGACCTCAGCCCAGCCCGGTCTTTTGCGGTCAGGTACGCCGGCTGGATCGGGCTGTCGCGGGCGGGCATCGAGGATCTGCAGTTGATCGCCACCGAGCTGGCCACCAACAGCCTGATGTACACCGACGGAGCCTGCCGACTGGCCTTCTGGCGGGAGGATGAGCACCTGGTCTGTGAGGCGCGGGACACCGGACGGTTCGACGACCCGCTGGTCGGGCGCCTCGACCCGGGTCCCAGCGGCCCGGCGAGCCGCGGCCTGTTCCTCGTCAACGCCATCTCGGACCTGGTGCGCACGCACACCACGGCCACCGGCACCACGATCCAGGCCTACCTCCGAGTCGACCCGTCGCCCGCGCCGAACGGCTGA
- a CDS encoding SDR family NAD(P)-dependent oxidoreductase — protein sequence MEINGKKVVIIGGASGMGRATAELLTERGAEVAVLDRQNSDGKTVAEAIGGAFYPVDVTDFTGTEDTLQTAVDNLGGLHVVVTTAGGGIAKRTLTKSGPHDLESFQSVIDLNLIATFNISRLAAAHMAKNEPEDEERGVIINTASIAAFEGQIGQVAYTAAKAAIAGMCLTMARDLGSMGIRVLAIAPSLFLTGLTAMVPDEMAATLTRDAAFPKRMGRPIEYAKLAAAIVDNPMLNGQCIRLDAGQRFAPK from the coding sequence ATGGAGATCAACGGGAAGAAGGTCGTCATCATCGGCGGCGCATCGGGGATGGGCCGCGCCACCGCCGAGCTGCTCACCGAGCGCGGCGCCGAGGTGGCGGTGCTGGACCGGCAGAATTCCGACGGCAAGACCGTGGCCGAGGCGATCGGCGGGGCGTTCTACCCGGTTGACGTCACGGACTTCACCGGAACCGAGGACACCCTGCAGACCGCGGTCGACAATCTCGGCGGCCTGCACGTGGTGGTCACCACCGCGGGCGGCGGCATCGCCAAGCGCACCCTGACCAAGTCCGGCCCGCACGACCTCGAGTCCTTCCAGTCCGTGATCGACCTCAATCTCATCGCCACTTTCAACATCAGCCGGCTGGCGGCGGCGCACATGGCCAAGAACGAACCCGAGGACGAGGAGCGGGGCGTCATCATCAACACCGCGTCGATCGCCGCCTTCGAGGGCCAGATCGGGCAGGTCGCCTACACCGCGGCCAAGGCCGCGATAGCCGGGATGTGCCTCACCATGGCCCGCGACCTGGGCTCGATGGGCATCCGGGTGCTGGCGATCGCGCCGAGCCTGTTTCTCACCGGGCTGACCGCCATGGTGCCCGACGAGATGGCGGCGACCCTGACCCGCGACGCCGCCTTCCCCAAGCGGATGGGCCGGCCGATCGAGTACGCGAAGCTGGCGGCGGCCATCGTCGACAACCCGATGCTCAACGGCCAGTGCATCCGGCTGGACGCCGGGCAGCGGTTCGCGCCCAAGTAG
- a CDS encoding ATP-dependent DNA ligase yields the protein MLLIDVATTSAEVGGTSSRLAKVARIADLLRRAAQEPGVVTTVVSWLSGELRQRQIGVGWASLRSRPPPASVPALTVTAVDAAFSEIGAVSGKGSQARRADLLAALFAAATELEQTFLTRLLGGELRQGALGGIMADAVAKAGAIPAATVQRAAMLGGDLPAVAAAALGGGAGALDAFTLRVGRPVGPMLAQTAASAAEALERHGGATILEAKLDGARVQIHRAGDEVTVYTRSLDDVTARLPEVVRATLALPVETLIADGEAIALQPDNRPHRFQVTASRFGRSVDVAGAVANQPLSVFFFDLLHRDGVDLLDAPTTDRLAALDELVPPAHRVDRLVTSDPARAAAFLDATLAAGHEGVMAKAPASPYQAGRRGAGWLKVKPVHTLDLVVLAVEWGSGRRRGKLSNIHLGARDPDTGEFVMVGKTFKGMTDAMLVWQTARFTELAAGPTDGYVVRLRPEQVVEVALDGVQKSSRYPGGLALRFARVVRYRDDKGPAEVDTIDNVRRLY from the coding sequence GTGCTCCTCATCGACGTGGCGACCACCTCGGCCGAAGTGGGCGGCACCTCGTCTCGCCTGGCCAAGGTCGCCCGCATCGCCGACCTGCTGCGCCGGGCCGCCCAGGAACCCGGCGTGGTCACGACGGTGGTGTCGTGGCTGTCCGGCGAGCTGCGGCAACGCCAGATCGGTGTCGGATGGGCGTCGCTGCGCTCCCGTCCGCCGCCCGCCTCGGTGCCGGCGCTCACGGTCACCGCGGTCGACGCGGCCTTCTCCGAAATCGGCGCCGTCTCCGGCAAGGGATCACAGGCCCGCCGCGCCGACCTCCTGGCCGCCTTGTTCGCCGCCGCGACCGAACTCGAGCAGACGTTCCTGACCAGGCTGCTCGGCGGCGAACTGCGCCAGGGCGCGCTGGGCGGGATCATGGCCGACGCGGTGGCGAAGGCCGGCGCGATCCCCGCCGCGACCGTCCAGCGCGCGGCGATGCTGGGCGGGGACCTGCCCGCCGTGGCGGCCGCCGCCCTGGGCGGCGGGGCCGGCGCGCTGGACGCGTTCACGCTGCGGGTGGGCCGGCCCGTCGGGCCGATGCTGGCGCAGACGGCGGCGAGTGCCGCCGAGGCGCTCGAACGCCACGGCGGCGCAACGATTCTCGAGGCGAAGCTGGACGGCGCGCGGGTGCAGATCCACCGGGCCGGTGACGAGGTGACCGTCTACACCCGCAGCCTCGACGACGTCACCGCCCGGCTGCCCGAGGTCGTCCGGGCGACGCTGGCACTCCCGGTGGAGACCCTGATCGCCGATGGCGAGGCGATCGCGCTGCAGCCCGACAACCGCCCACACCGGTTCCAGGTCACCGCGTCGCGGTTCGGCCGATCGGTCGATGTGGCGGGGGCCGTTGCGAACCAGCCACTTTCGGTGTTCTTCTTCGACCTTCTGCACCGCGACGGTGTCGACCTGCTCGACGCGCCGACCACCGACCGGCTGGCCGCGCTGGACGAGCTGGTGCCGCCCGCGCACCGGGTCGACCGGCTGGTCACCTCCGACCCCGCCCGGGCCGCCGCCTTCCTGGACGCGACGCTGGCCGCCGGCCACGAGGGGGTGATGGCCAAGGCGCCGGCGAGCCCGTATCAGGCGGGCCGCCGCGGCGCGGGCTGGCTGAAGGTCAAGCCGGTGCACACGCTGGATCTGGTGGTGCTGGCCGTGGAGTGGGGATCGGGCCGCCGCCGCGGAAAACTCTCCAACATCCACCTCGGTGCGCGCGATCCGGACACCGGCGAATTCGTCATGGTGGGAAAGACTTTCAAGGGCATGACCGATGCGATGCTGGTCTGGCAGACCGCCCGGTTCACCGAACTCGCCGCCGGCCCGACCGACGGCTACGTGGTGCGGCTGCGACCGGAGCAGGTGGTCGAAGTGGCCCTGGACGGAGTGCAGAAGTCGTCGCGGTACCCGGGCGGACTGGCGCTACGGTTCGCCCGCGTGGTGCGCTACCGCGACGACAAGGGCCCCGCCGAGGTGGACACGATCGACAACGTCCGTCGCCTGTACTGA
- a CDS encoding thiolase family protein translates to MAHFEKDAILSGIGISRIGRRTGIPGVELTMEAVRAAIADAGLHANDVDGIATLGDTPAQDVNAELGIDAADCGAGFGTGGLLSPVMSACRAVAERRARHVVVYRTIQMLGGTVLPKEKDAPAPPLARMFETPEGEPRPAVGAMDDINELLAAHAYSAANWLALNCRRHMELYGTTKEQLGSVALNGRRNAALNPLAVYRDPMTMADYLAARPVSTPFGLLDCDVPIDGSIAVVVSNAEYAGDCPHRAVAVEAIGGSDGAGGWFHRDDYPKMAMSDAAAQMWSRTDLTPADLDVAQLYDGFTFLTIAWLEALGICGDGESGPFVEGGTRIARDGQLPLNTYGGQLSAGRMHGYWALHEGCLQLRGEAGERQVSERPQVGVVSVGGGPVAGCMLLTC, encoded by the coding sequence ATGGCGCATTTCGAGAAGGACGCGATCCTGTCGGGCATCGGCATATCGAGGATCGGCCGCCGCACCGGCATTCCGGGCGTCGAGCTCACGATGGAGGCGGTGCGGGCCGCCATCGCCGACGCCGGCCTGCACGCCAACGACGTCGACGGCATCGCGACGCTGGGCGACACCCCGGCTCAGGACGTCAACGCCGAACTGGGGATCGACGCGGCCGACTGCGGGGCGGGGTTCGGCACCGGGGGCCTGCTCAGCCCCGTCATGTCGGCGTGCCGCGCGGTCGCCGAGCGCCGCGCCCGGCACGTGGTGGTGTACCGGACGATCCAGATGCTGGGCGGCACCGTGCTGCCGAAGGAGAAGGATGCGCCCGCCCCGCCGCTGGCGCGGATGTTCGAAACGCCCGAGGGCGAGCCACGTCCCGCCGTGGGGGCGATGGACGACATCAACGAACTCCTTGCGGCGCATGCCTATTCGGCCGCGAACTGGTTGGCGCTGAACTGCCGCCGACACATGGAACTGTACGGGACCACCAAGGAGCAGCTGGGCTCGGTGGCTCTCAACGGCAGGCGGAACGCGGCCCTCAATCCGCTTGCGGTCTACCGGGATCCGATGACCATGGCCGACTACCTGGCCGCGCGGCCCGTCTCCACGCCGTTCGGGCTGCTGGACTGCGACGTGCCGATCGACGGGTCGATCGCGGTGGTGGTCTCGAACGCGGAGTACGCCGGCGACTGCCCGCACCGCGCGGTGGCGGTGGAGGCGATCGGCGGGTCCGACGGCGCGGGTGGCTGGTTCCACCGCGACGACTATCCCAAGATGGCGATGTCGGACGCGGCGGCGCAGATGTGGTCCCGGACCGACCTGACCCCCGCCGACCTCGATGTCGCCCAGTTGTACGACGGCTTCACCTTTCTCACGATCGCGTGGCTCGAGGCCCTGGGGATCTGCGGCGACGGCGAGAGCGGGCCGTTCGTCGAGGGGGGCACGCGGATCGCCCGTGATGGCCAACTGCCGCTGAACACGTACGGCGGACAACTGTCGGCCGGGCGGATGCACGGTTACTGGGCGTTGCACGAGGGATGTCTGCAGTTGCGCGGCGAGGCGGGGGAGCGGCAGGTGTCGGAGCGCCCGCAAGTGGGCGTCGTGTCGGTCGGCGGTGGGCCCGTCGCCGGGTGCATGCTGCTCACCTGCTGA
- a CDS encoding FadR/GntR family transcriptional regulator — MPNVIEPGTSARPQAGRADKLASTVARRIEADIVRRGWTVGESLGSEQALQQRYGVSRSVLREAVRLVEHHQVARMRRGPGGGLLICEPDAAPATRAVVIYLEYLGTTLDDLLNARLVLEPLAAALAAERIDEAGIDRLRAVLRAEEHWRPGLPAPRDGFHVALAERSKNPVLQLFIEILMRLTTRYALQSRTESATEAIEAVDHMHSDHTAIVAAVTAGDAARAKTLTERHVEAVTAWLREHHPGSRARVQRAPRRHDMGPRGKLAELLAASIGDDIAAGGWQVGSVFGTETALIERYRVSRSVFREAVRLLEYHSIARMRRGPGGGLVVTKPEAQASIDTIALYLQYRSPSREDLSCVRDAIEIDNVAKVVRRRTEAEVATFLGNHRSTDAVGDVRKAGVDEFLFHVGLAQLAGNALLDLFLRIIVELFRRHWSSTGQALPTPDDAAAVEHAHTRIVEAIEAGDDSLARHRIRRHLDAAASWWV, encoded by the coding sequence TTGCCGAACGTAATTGAGCCTGGGACGAGCGCGCGGCCGCAGGCGGGCCGAGCGGACAAGCTGGCGTCGACGGTCGCCCGCCGCATCGAGGCGGACATCGTCCGCCGCGGCTGGACGGTCGGCGAATCGCTGGGTTCCGAACAGGCTCTGCAACAACGCTATGGCGTGAGTCGATCGGTGCTCCGCGAAGCCGTCCGCCTCGTGGAGCACCACCAGGTGGCCAGGATGCGCCGCGGGCCCGGTGGCGGGCTGCTGATCTGCGAGCCCGACGCCGCCCCCGCCACCCGCGCCGTCGTCATCTATCTCGAATACCTGGGCACCACGCTGGATGACCTCCTCAATGCACGGCTGGTGCTCGAGCCCCTCGCGGCCGCCCTCGCCGCGGAGCGGATCGACGAGGCCGGCATCGACCGGCTGCGAGCGGTGCTGCGGGCAGAAGAGCACTGGCGGCCGGGGCTGCCCGCGCCCCGCGATGGATTCCACGTCGCGTTGGCCGAGCGATCGAAAAACCCCGTGTTGCAGCTGTTCATCGAGATCTTGATGCGGCTCACCACCAGGTACGCCCTCCAGTCGCGCACCGAGTCGGCCACCGAGGCCATCGAGGCGGTCGACCACATGCACAGCGACCACACCGCCATCGTCGCCGCGGTGACCGCGGGCGACGCGGCTCGGGCCAAGACGCTCACCGAGCGACACGTTGAAGCGGTGACGGCCTGGCTGCGGGAACATCACCCGGGAAGCCGGGCACGGGTCCAGCGGGCACCGCGGCGACATGACATGGGGCCGCGGGGCAAGCTCGCGGAGTTGCTCGCGGCCAGCATTGGCGACGACATCGCCGCCGGGGGCTGGCAGGTCGGTTCCGTGTTCGGCACCGAGACGGCGTTGATCGAGCGGTACCGGGTCAGCCGCTCGGTCTTTCGGGAAGCCGTGCGGCTGCTCGAGTATCACTCGATCGCCCGCATGCGTCGTGGGCCGGGCGGCGGGCTGGTCGTCACCAAGCCCGAGGCCCAGGCGAGCATCGACACGATCGCCCTGTACCTGCAGTACCGCAGCCCGAGTCGCGAAGACCTGAGCTGCGTCCGCGACGCGATCGAGATCGACAACGTCGCCAAAGTCGTCCGCCGGCGCACCGAAGCCGAGGTGGCCACCTTCCTCGGGAACCATCGGTCGACCGATGCCGTCGGCGACGTGCGCAAGGCCGGCGTCGACGAGTTCCTGTTCCATGTCGGCCTGGCGCAGTTGGCCGGCAACGCGTTGCTAGACCTGTTCCTGCGCATCATCGTCGAGCTGTTCCGGCGGCACTGGTCCAGCACGGGTCAGGCTCTGCCGACCCCGGACGACGCGGCGGCCGTCGAGCACGCCCACACGCGGATCGTGGAGGCGATCGAGGCCGGCGACGACAGCCTGGCCCGTCACCGCATCCGGCGCCACCTGGATGCCGCCGCGTCGTGGTGGGTGTAG
- a CDS encoding Zn-ribbon domain-containing OB-fold protein: MSAEPTSQLLIEHCGACAKWVHPAAGECRECGGALVQRPVTGRGTVFTYTVNHHPYNPEIPLPYVIAIVELAEQNGLRVAANIVGCEPESVTCGMAVTLRPEPGSGGAPQFAPA, from the coding sequence GTGTCAGCCGAGCCGACGTCTCAGTTGCTCATCGAGCATTGCGGCGCCTGCGCCAAGTGGGTCCATCCGGCGGCCGGCGAATGCCGCGAATGCGGCGGCGCGCTGGTGCAGCGCCCGGTCACCGGCCGGGGCACGGTCTTCACCTACACGGTCAACCACCACCCCTACAACCCGGAGATCCCGCTTCCGTACGTGATCGCCATCGTGGAGCTCGCCGAGCAGAACGGCCTGCGGGTGGCGGCCAATATCGTTGGCTGCGAACCGGAATCGGTGACGTGCGGGATGGCCGTCACCCTGCGGCCCGAGCCGGGCAGCGGCGGGGCCCCGCAGTTCGCCCCGGCCTGA